The Candidatus Eremiobacterota bacterium genomic interval CGTATCGAAGGGGTGAAGACGACGGTCGATTTCTGCCGCGAGCTCATGCACGAGCCCGAGTTCAACGCCGGCGGGATCGGCGTCGGCTGGCTCCCCGCCGTCCTGGCGCGGAAGGCCGCTGCCGTTTAGCCGATGCCTTCCTCTTCACGGCGGCACGGGCGCGAGGTCGCGCTGCAGGCGCTCTACGGCACCGAGGTCGGACGGCGTCCGGCAGGCGAGATCTTGACCGAGCTGCTGGCGCGCAACGAGTCCTCGGAAGGGCGCGCGTTCGTGCGCGACCTCGTGATGGGGACGCTCGAGAACAGCGCCGAGTCGGACGCGCTGATCGGGCCGCTGCTCGAAGGCTGGACGCTCGACCGCCTCCCGACGATCGATCGCATCATCTTGCGGATGAGCGCGTTCGAGCTCAACCACCGTAAGGAGATCGATCCCGCCGTCGTGATCAACGAAGCGGTCGAGCTGGCGAAGAAGTTCTCGACCGAAGACTCGGGCCGCTACGTGAACGGCGTCCTCGCGCGCGCGCTCGGCAAGGTCGCCGCCGTGCCGCAGCTCAACGGGACGGACCGGTGAGCCGGGCGCTCGCGCGGCCGCGCGCCGCTGCACGCCGCAAAGCGGCGAAGCGCGGGAGCGGTGGAGGCGGCGCCTGGCGCCTGATCGGGCGGATCGTCAAGACGCTCGCCGTGCTGATGGTCTTCGCGGTGCTGCTCTTCGCGGGGATCGTCGCAGGGCTGGTCGCCTCGTACTCGCGCAACCTGCCCGACATCAACCGCATGGCGGACTTTCAGCCCTCGCGCTCGACCCGCGT includes:
- the nusB gene encoding transcription antitermination factor NusB, translating into MPSSSRRHGREVALQALYGTEVGRRPAGEILTELLARNESSEGRAFVRDLVMGTLENSAESDALIGPLLEGWTLDRLPTIDRIILRMSAFELNHRKEIDPAVVINEAVELAKKFSTEDSGRYVNGVLARALGKVAAVPQLNGTDR